From Mustela nigripes isolate SB6536 chromosome 13, MUSNIG.SB6536, whole genome shotgun sequence, one genomic window encodes:
- the ANKRD34C gene encoding ankyrin repeat domain-containing protein 34C: MMDDDTELRTDGNSLLKAVWLGRLRLTRLLLEGGAYINESNDKGETALMVACITQHVDQQSTSRPRMVKYLLDQRADPNIQDKSGKTALIHACIRRAGGDVVSLLLENGADPSLEDRTGASALVYAINADDKDALRHLLDACKAKGKEVIIITTAKSSSGTKTTKQYLNAPPSPGGEDRQSPPLCTSPSDIELKALGRGAPPTDREDDFFSLQSGRLSAGNMARALNEPGSPLRKVGNLKRARLPQLKRLQSEPWGLIAPSVLAAGARQDETHGPGPDSEVVKSFSDVSFPKRGPLSRTSSIDGKDPTFFPTVAEQVQKITASPGPASWKAAHEKGQASHPRLARRGTLPADQEKVGFSPAGPPALKDPVSLKWLESDLHDLDLQTGADQLSSVSLESSKGPLDRKRLDGSFLALFHGSRESLDPAPSTSPSSARRRPPPLLERRGSGTLLLDRISHTRPGFLPPLNIGGNPPIPDIRSSSKPSSPLASSLKSMVPVAPSSPKRADLRGRRALLRRHSMQAEQMRQLSDFEQTVT, encoded by the coding sequence ATGATGGACGACGACACGGAGCTGAGGACAGATGGGAACTCCCTCCTGAAGGCGGTGTGGCTGGGGAGGCTCAGGCTGACCAGGCTCCTCCTGGAAGGGGGCGCTTACATCAATGAGAGCAACGACAAAGGGGAGACGGCCCTCATGGTGGCGTGCATCACCCAGCACGTGGACCAGCAGAGCACCAGCCGGCCCAGGATGGTGAAGTACCTGCTGGACCAGAGGGCAGACCCCAACATCCAGGACAAGTCCGGCAAGACGGCTCTCATCCACGCCTGCATCCGGAGGGCGGGGGGCGACGTGGTGTCCCTGCTCCTGGAGAACGGCGCCGACCCCAGCCTCGAGGACCGCACGGGGGCTTCGGCCCTGGTCTACGCCATCAATGCCGATGACAAGGACGCCCTGAGGCACCTGCTGGACGCCTGCAAAGCCAAAGGAAAGGAGGTGATCATCATAACAACCGCTAAGTCGTCGTCAGGCACCAAAACCACCAAGCAGTATCTCAATGCCCCTCCGTCGCCCGGAGGGGAAGACCGCCAGTCCCCTCCGCTGTGCACGTCCCCCTCGGACATCGAACTGAAGGCTCTAGGCCGGGGAGCCCCACCCACGGACAGGGAGGATGACTTCTTCAGCCTCCAGTCAGGGCGTCTGAGTGCCGGCAACATGGCCAGGGCTCTCAACGAGCCCGGGTCGCCCCTCAGGAAAGTGGGGAACCTCAAGCGGGCCCGCCTGCCCCAGCTGAAGAGGCTGCAGTCTGAACCCTGGGGCCTGATTGCGCCGTCCGTGCTGGCAGCCGGCGCGCGTCAGGACGAGACCCACGGCCCCGGCCCAGACAGCGAGGTCGTCAAGAGCTTCAGTGATGTGTCCTTCCCCAAGAGGGGGCCGCTCTCCAGAACCAGCAGCATCGATGGCAAAGACCCCACCTTCTTCCCCACCGTCGCCGAGCAGGTGCAGAAGATCACGGCCTCCCCAGGACCAGCATCCTGGAAGGCCGCCCACGAGAAGGGTCAGGCTTCCCACCCCCGTCTTGCCCGGAGAGGGactctccccgctgaccaggaGAAGGTGGGTTTCAGTCCAGCAGGCCCCCCTGCTCTCAAAGATCCCGTGTCCCTCAAGTGGCTGGAGAGTGATTTGCACGACTTAGATTTACAGACTGGGGCCGACCAGCTCAGCTCGGTCTCCCTGGAATCAAGCAAAGGGCCCTTGGACAGGAAGAGGCTCGACGGCTCCTTCCTGGCTCTCTTCCACGGCTCACGGGAGTCCCTGGACCCTGCGCCCAGCACGTCCCCCAGCTCGGCACGCCGCCGGCCACCACCTCTGCTGGAAAGGCGAGGTTCTGGGACTCTGCTGCTGGACCGAATTTCGCACACCAGGCCCGGCTTCTTGCCGCCTTTAAACATCGGTGGGAACCCACCTATCCCTGACATCAGATCCAGCAGCAAACCGTCTTCTCCACTTGCGAGCAGCTTGAAATCCATGGTTCCCGTTGCGCCCAGTTCACCCAAGAGAGCAGACCTGAGAGGCAGACGGGCGCTCCTGCGGAGACACTCCATGCAGGCCGAGCAGATGAGGCAGCTGTCGGACTTCGAGCAGACCGTCACCTAG